The Pogona vitticeps strain Pit_001003342236 chromosome 3, PviZW2.1, whole genome shotgun sequence genome includes a window with the following:
- the LOC144587939 gene encoding uncharacterized protein LOC144587939, with amino-acid sequence MPLTRSQVADMSEVKDPQIDQGSEDEFGSVQGDSTGEQDPELRKLLIAQQHELRMRQLEKEERLEREKIALEKERMAFELRKLEMMNQNNNNNRDSEGGQLSKADLKKFPVYHKGDCPEVFFSLVERAFVDFSVRETEKMTIMRSLISGSLAEVYAEMPEELMKDFAEFKKLVFARHGINAEQLRQRFRSLTKKPEQTFTQVGAQLVRLLEKWLSQEGTETYEQLKDLIALEQFYSVLQGELKFQVRERKPKSVAAAAEIADFISQIRKPLGEGKSVGKPKETYSKYSQGPGKSQQGGGAHGEGKPSGMKPSPQNLEGKPKQEERESKYTRKCYFCQGKGHLISECEKLKQLKGMVPQNSSGTKPKAVFCVQKEQGSVSQREPVAMATQSGTAASADQAEENGPLLEVKRCLLVKTDSQLFETAGVDVGILDRQYRGLRDTCSQVTLCHPDIIPREFIIPNESMKVAGIEGQIISLPVAEVPVNFQGWRGDWRIAISSTLPAAVLVGNDLAEHVKRVLVITRSQATTGTVQGGNDEPETEAGGGSSEAVVETLTTDSRFGQEQKADATLQKCFEQVTDAQLTPETPVRFLEKKGILYRETLRNISKGGDGIRSQLVVPEKYRPMILQRGHSDMFAAHLGVNKTQQRITQNFYWPDIGKQIREFCKQCDVCQRQGNNRDRTKAKLCPLPVIDTPFKCIGVDIVGPLPKATKRGNRFILTIVDHATRYPEAIPLTNIETNTVADALVGYMSRMGFASEIITDLGASFTSKLMKRLWQICGIKHKETTAYHPESNGLTEKFNGTLMRMIRAYLAENPNNWDQKLQSLLVAYRSVPQASTGFSPFELLFGKGVKGPLDLIEQGWGQIAQGDPQDVVTYIDTLMNDLRRNLELAAETLPAQKVRKKAWDDQEGRERRFNPGEEVLWPRLCRESKLQLGIPERKYLGHKVGGGVIKPLEAKIEAVRDWPRPNTKKKVKSFLGLVGYYRKFIPRFSEIAAPLTDLTRKKADDRIPWTSDCEAAFQRLKEALINYPVLRAPDFDREFIIYTDASNSGVGAVLCQEDENGDQHPVSYLSRKLQKGL; translated from the exons atgcccttgactcgaagccaagtagcagacatgagtgaagtgaaagacccccagattgaccaaggttctgaggatgaatttggctcagtgcaaggtgacagcacaggagagcaggacccagaactcagaaaattgctcatagcccaacagcatgaactgaggatgaggcaattggaaaaagaagaaagattagagagagagaaaattgctctggaaaaagaaagaatggcgtttgaattaagaaaactggaaatgatgaaccagaacaataataataatagggattctgagggaggccaactgtctaaggctgacctgaagaaattccctgtgtaccacaagggagattgtcctgaggtgttcttttccttagtggaaagagcgtttgtggacttctcagtaagggaaactgagaagatgaccatcatgcggtctttaatcagtggtagcctggctgaggtttatgccgagatgcctgaggaattgatgaaagattttgcagagtttaaaaaactggtgtttgcaagacatgggataaatgcagagcagctgagacaaagattcaggtcccttaccaagaagccagaacagacttttacccaagtgggggcccaattggtgaggctgcttgagaaatggctatcacaggaggggacagagacctatgagcagcttaaagacttgatagccctggaacagttctattcagtcctgcagggggaattgaaattccaggtgagggaaaggaaaccgaaatctgtggcagcagccgcagaaatcgcggattttatctcccaaataagaaagcccttgggtgaggggaaatctgtaggtaaacccaaagaaacctacagcaagtactctcagggaccagggaaaagccagcaagggggaggggcccatggtgaagggaagccctcaggcatgaaaccaagccctcagaatttggagggaaaaccgaaacaagaggagagagaatccaaatacactagaaaatgctatttctgtcagggaaagggtcatctgatctcagaatgtgagaaattgaagcagctaaaaggaatggtgcctcagaattctagtgggaccaagccaaaagctgtgttctgtgtccagaaagagcaaggctcagtgtcacagagggagcctgttgccatggctactcagtctgggacagctgcctctgctgatcaggctgaggaaaatggtcctcttctggaggtaaagcgctgcttgctggtaaaaacagattctcagttgtttgagacagccggggtggacgtaggaatacttgaccgtcagtatagggggctgcgggacacttgttcccaggtaaccctgtgccatccagatattattcctagggagtttataatcccaaatgagagcatgaaggtggcagggattgaggggcagataatctctctgccagtagcagaggtacctgtcaactttcaaggctggaggggagattggcggatagcgatttcatcgactctgccagcagccgtgctcgtgggaaatgacctggctgaacatgtgaaacgggtgctagtgattacacgctcacaagccaccacagggacagttcaggggggtaatgatgagccagagacggaagcaggtgggggaagttcagaagctgtggtggaaaccttaaccacagacagcagatttggacaggagcaaaaggcagacgccactctccaaaagtgttttgaacaggtgactgacgcccagctaacacctgaaaccccagtgagatttctggagaaaaaggggattttatatagagagaccctgaggaatatctcaaaagggggagatgggatcagaagtcagctagtggtacctgaaaagtatcgccccatgatcttacaaaggggtcactctgacatgtttgctgcacacttaggagtgaacaaaacacagcagagaatcacacagaatttctactggcctgacatagggaagcagatcagggagttctgtaaacaatgtgatgtgtgtcaaaggcaggggaataaccgcgacaggaccaaagcaaagttgtgccctttgcctgtgattgacactccgtttaaatgcataggggtggatattgtgggacctttgcccaaggccacaaagagggggaacaggttcatcctaacaattgtggaccatgccacaaggtatcctgaagccatacccctgactaacattgaaactaacacagtggccgatgctttggtggggtatatgtccaggatgggatttgcctcagagataatcacagatttgggcgcatcgttcacatcaaagctcatgaaacgcttatggcagatctgtggaattaagcacaaggaaaccactgcttatcatcctgaaagcaatgggttaactgagaagttcaatgggactctaatgcgcatgattagggcttacttggcagagaatccaaacaattgggaccagaagctgcaatcccttttggttgcttatcgatcagtgccacaagccagtaccgggttcagtccatttgaacttttatttgggaaaggggtgaaggggccccttgatttgatcgagcagggttgggggcagatcgcccagggtgacccacaagacgttgtgacttacatagacaccttgatgaatgacctaaggagaaacctagagctagcagcagagaccctgccagctcaaaaggtcagaaagaaagcttgggatgaccaggaaggcagggagaggcgctttaacccaggggaggaagtgctttggcctaggctctgcagagagagcaaactgcagctgggtatcccagaaagaaaatacttgggtcacaaggtagggggaggagtgataaaacccctggaggccaaaatagaagctgttcgtgattggcccagacccaacaccaagaaaaaagtcaaatcatttcttgggttggtgggctactacagaaagttcatcccgaggtttagcgagattgcggctccgctgaccgatctgacgaggaagaaggctgatgaccgcatcccgtggaccagcgactgtgaggcggcgttccagaggttgaaggaggcgttaatcaactatcctgtcctgcgtgctccagacttcgaccgggagttcatcatctacaccgatgcgtctaacagcggggtaggagcagttctgtgccaagaggatgagaatggtgaccagcatccagtgtcctacctgagtaggaaacttcaaaaag gactatga